GATCAAGGCCAGCGCGGCCCCGATGAACACCAACCATGGCTCGCCGGATTGGGCTGACAGAAGAAGGGTTGCCAATTGGGTTTTGTCGCCCAATTCAGCGAGGAAGACGGTGGTAAAGGTGCTCAGCAAAACGGCATTAAAACCAAGCTTGCTGTCGCTACCTGCTTCAGTCATC
This portion of the Synechococcus sp. ROS8604 genome encodes:
- a CDS encoding TMEM165/GDT1 family protein — translated: MTEAGSDSKLGFNAVLLSTFTTVFLAELGDKTQLATLLLSAQSGEPWLVFIGAALALICSSLVGVLVGRWLSTILPPERLEQMAGLLMVGLGLWLGSQALKSLIETQSL